DNA sequence from the Cucumis melo cultivar AY chromosome 6, USDA_Cmelo_AY_1.0, whole genome shotgun sequence genome:
GAAGAACAGTGACAAGGGTGAGATTGTTCATGGATACGTTGTGAAATGTGGGTTGGACTTGGATTTGTTTGTGGGTAATGCTCTGATCTCATGTTATTCTAAGTGTCAAGACGTTGAAACTGCTCGTAAAGTGTTTGATGATATGTCTCTAAGAGACACCGTAAGTTGGAACTCCATGATTGTTGGTTATACTTTGAATGAGAGAGAGGATGATGCTATAATGTTTTTTCATGCCATGCTGCATAACCAAGCTGATTGCTTGCCTGATGATGCAACACTTGTTGCGATTCTGCCTGCTTGTGCTACAAAATCTGCTTCCCAAGTTGGCTTTTGGGTTCATTCCTATATTATAAAAACAGGAATGGAAGTTGGGGCTTCCCTGGGCAGTTGCCTTATTTCTATGTATGGTAACTGTGGTCATATAAACATTGCAAGAGATGTTTTCAACCGAATCGACAACAAAAACGTTATCGTTTGGAGTGCAATCATAAGGTGTTATGGAATGCATGGTCTTGCAGATGAAGCATTGAACATGTTCAGAAGATTGGAAGAAGTTGGTGTTAAACCAGATGGCCTGATCTTCCTGAATTTGTTGTCGGCATGTAGTCACGCAGGGCTCGTTGCAAAAGGACGCGAGATATACAAAAAAATGGAGGCTTACGGTTTGGAGAGGAACGATAAACACTATGCGTGCATGGTGGATCTCTTAGCGAGGGCTGGTTTCTTAGAACAAGCAGCAGAGTTCATCGAAGCGATGCCCGTGCAGGCAGGAAAAGATGTATATGGTGCATTGTTTGGTGCTTGTAGGATACATAATAACCTAGAGCTAGCTAAAGAAGTGGGGGAGAAGTTGTTTATCTTAGATCCCGAAAATGCCGGTCGGTATATGATCTTAGCTAGTATGTATGAAGATGCAGGGCAGTGGGAAGATGCTGCTAAAGTAAGGAAGTTGCTGAGGGATAGGAATATTAAGAAGCCAGCCGGTTGCAGTTCAATAGAGGTAGATAGGATCCATCATGTGTTTGGGAAGAAGGATGAAACTCATCCCTTCACAGAAGAGATTTTTGACACGATAGAAAAGCTAGAAAGGCTAATGGAGGAAGATTTTGAACCTATTTaatggatttttgattcacatTTCAATAAATGCAGTTTAAGGACAATTTATCCTTGACTatgcttttatttttcttctcttcctagGAAGTTTCAATGGAAATTCAAATGGATCAAAACATAAACTGAAGACAAAGTATACTTAACCatcattttgtttttctcaTGTTAACAACTTTGATTTGAACACTAGTGAAAGTAAACGGTATATTGGATGTCGGTAAAATTTACAAGTTTTAGTTTGGATGCCAATAAAGTTTAAGGAGTTTTGAACGATAGAATCACTTCTAATCTCTAAAACCCTCAAGTAATGCTTTAGAAAATTTTGTCACATGACGATATTAGACCATTGCTTAAACTACACAAAGATAGGTGCAATTCAAACACTAAATTCTTCCCATAATATCATTTGATTGTGTACCTTACAACTCCAGAAGATAAACACAGTAATCTTgaatcaaaacattttaaaatttggataaaAATATGTCGTTCTTAGGCCATGAAGATGCAACAATTAAATGCCCGggtttcttttttcaattttatttttctattcattTTTGTCCGTATTTTACACCTTTCACATCTCTCACTCAATTCTACAAAGTATTAGATATCAACCTCATATCTAAGAGTTGTCGTTTTAGATAAATCTACATTAtcaatttataaacaataacaaaaaaagaCGATATCTTTTAAAAGGTACGTAAAGTAGAAATAAATGAACATTCTTCAAGTAGAGGGATCAAAACGTTTTAATAAAAGACTAAAATAGTATATGACTTTATAGTTTATGGTTGAGAAACATTATCATTTAATCTGAGAAGGgaacaacattttaaaagagTTCCGACATCAACACACAAAATACAGGTTAATTCAAATAATGATCTACTATTTGGCATGGGTACAAAATTACATGGAACGTATGGCTAAAATTGTGAGGGAATAAGTTTTTGCTTGTAATATGTTTGACAGATCCTTCAAAGCAGAAATGAACAAGCTTGTGAAAGCCTAAGTGATGTAATAGTGTGTCCAATCCGAGCAACATGCTGCCTTGGTGTATCTGGTTGTTTATTTGCCTCTTCTCGTTTGAAATTCGAGGGCCTGACATTTACAAATTACCTGCACAATCAGTTCACTTTTACAATGAAGCAAAGTGCAAAATCATTCGAATCTCAAGATAAGAAACCACGTTTCAATTAAGACAAATGAAAGAATATACAAAAACACCAACACCAACCCGAACAAAAGGGTAGCTACTTCACTTAAATCCTATATAGTTCCTATGCTAATTTCCATGTCAAATATTACACAAAAAACTCCATGTAATTACCTTATAAATGTTGGATATGCTTTGAAACTTCTTTTTCCCCCTTTGGGGGTGGGGTGGGGAGACACGAATCACAATATCCATATAAAACGTCAGCTACTCGTATGATAACCAAAATCTCTGATTTTGTCGACTTTAGTATTCTTCATTATATTTCTTTCTGACTATATAAAGATACTTCATGTATACACTCTAGTACACTCAAAAGGAGTCTTCCTAGAGGATAATTCAACCTTACTAAATAATATCTACCCAGCCAATTTTTTCGAAAATAGCTAACTAAGAAACAACGCCCTTTCCAAGTCCATATCCAGAAATGACGGCAGGCATCAAGATGAGAAACCCACAAACATCCTGAAGATCAATTATTCAGGAAAACTAAACGAACCAGTTAGCCTCCTTTTTTCATCATCAGTCAAATCAGGGCTTCAAGAACTTTACCCTCTTCCTTCAAGGATATTTGCTTTGGAACTCTCATCATCGATTGTTCCTATCATCCTTTCTACTCCTATCATCCTTGTCACTTGTTTGTGGAGTGTACTGACTAGTAGATGATGGAGAATACCC
Encoded proteins:
- the LOC103491107 gene encoding pentatricopeptide repeat-containing protein At2g29760, chloroplastic-like, which gives rise to MNGLYRRTWQALTFRSQPFFSERRSGKYHRDSYDFMKLLGHCRTIRSVQELHAQILVEGLDQNGFLATKLIGKYVELGEGESKMGTARKVFDRLLQRDVFLWNVVIQGYASFGPFVEALNLFDEMRVSGEPTNRYTFPFVLKACGALKNSDKGEIVHGYVVKCGLDLDLFVGNALISCYSKCQDVETARKVFDDMSLRDTVSWNSMIVGYTLNEREDDAIMFFHAMLHNQADCLPDDATLVAILPACATKSASQVGFWVHSYIIKTGMEVGASLGSCLISMYGNCGHINIARDVFNRIDNKNVIVWSAIIRCYGMHGLADEALNMFRRLEEVGVKPDGLIFLNLLSACSHAGLVAKGREIYKKMEAYGLERNDKHYACMVDLLARAGFLEQAAEFIEAMPVQAGKDVYGALFGACRIHNNLELAKEVGEKLFILDPENAGRYMILASMYEDAGQWEDAAKVRKLLRDRNIKKPAGCSSIEVDRIHHVFGKKDETHPFTEEIFDTIEKLERLMEEDFEPI